A single Tuberibacillus sp. Marseille-P3662 DNA region contains:
- a CDS encoding cysteine desulfurase family protein codes for MVMVLYLDNSATTQVLPEVKDAMLPYLFEEFGNPSSKFYSLAENAKNVVKESRDAVAQLLGCTSKEVIFTSGATESNNMIIKGVADYYSEERGNHIVTTKTEHPAVLETCKYLENKGFRVTYLDVDQYGRINIKDIEDIIKNDPPLLISIIWGNNEVGSLNPITEIATLCEENDIFFHTDATQVIGKVDFNLDDLRGVRFLSCSSHKVHGPKGIGTAVIRRDELDIPTKITPLLHGGSQEDGYRSGTLAVHNIVGFGKAAKLTNDNLPNNIERLGELENELTNILNKKFGHNIVFNHDYKDKIPGILSVNFKGVNNELLMKNLAPYVAVSTGSACSSGKPSHVLEAMGYSIDEIRSTIRLSLSPTTTKEELKVFNQL; via the coding sequence ATGGTGATGGTTTTATACCTTGATAACAGTGCAACAACTCAAGTACTGCCAGAAGTGAAAGATGCCATGCTCCCTTACCTTTTTGAGGAGTTTGGTAATCCATCGAGTAAATTCTATTCTTTAGCTGAAAACGCTAAAAATGTCGTCAAGGAATCCAGAGATGCCGTAGCTCAACTGTTAGGTTGCACCTCTAAGGAAGTCATTTTCACAAGTGGTGCAACCGAAAGCAATAATATGATCATCAAAGGCGTTGCCGATTACTATAGTGAAGAACGTGGTAACCATATCGTTACGACAAAGACGGAACACCCTGCTGTACTAGAGACATGTAAGTATTTAGAGAATAAGGGATTTAGAGTAACTTATTTAGATGTTGACCAATATGGACGTATAAATATAAAGGATATTGAAGACATCATAAAAAATGATCCACCTTTATTAATTTCAATTATTTGGGGTAACAATGAAGTTGGTTCTTTAAATCCAATTACAGAAATCGCGACACTTTGTGAAGAGAATGATATCTTCTTTCATACCGACGCTACACAAGTTATAGGAAAAGTTGATTTTAATCTTGATGATTTAAGGGGGGTCCGTTTTTTATCGTGTTCATCTCATAAGGTACATGGTCCAAAAGGCATCGGGACAGCTGTAATCCGGCGTGATGAGCTAGATATCCCAACGAAAATTACCCCGCTTCTCCACGGTGGTTCCCAGGAGGATGGATACCGCAGTGGAACACTTGCTGTTCATAACATTGTTGGCTTCGGTAAAGCAGCTAAACTTACCAATGATAATTTACCAAATAATATAGAAAGACTTGGTGAACTTGAAAATGAATTAACCAACATTCTTAATAAAAAGTTCGGCCACAACATCGTTTTTAATCATGACTACAAGGATAAAATACCCGGAATTTTAAGTGTCAACTTTAAAGGAGTTAATAACGAACTCCTTATGAAAAACTTAGCCCCGTATGTTGCAGTCTCAACAGGTTCTGCCTGTAGTTCCGGAAAACCTAGTCACGTTCTAGAAGCTATGGGCTACAGTATAGATGAAATTAGATCAACTATAAGACTCTCTTTATCCCCAACAACTACAAAAGAAGAATTAAAAGTGTTTAACCAATTATAG
- a CDS encoding DNA phosphorothioation-associated protein 4 yields the protein MARRRIRRPKNQEETYKALTDKNEFGIFNSYKDIFMLAGIIGYLNNTRISFEESLEGIAWSVFNLDTDETVINAIALGDTQNPSILMGDDETFDQKIGIFEEYAAGGLQIVYDKIMEHKKFSAQNYFDFIMEMQNHKPDQEREIDQIADMLSF from the coding sequence TTGGCACGCCGAAGAATTAGAAGACCCAAAAATCAGGAAGAAACATATAAAGCCCTTACAGATAAGAACGAATTTGGTATATTTAACTCTTACAAAGATATTTTTATGTTGGCAGGAATTATTGGATATTTAAATAATACCAGAATTTCCTTTGAAGAATCTTTGGAAGGCATAGCATGGAGTGTATTTAATCTTGACACAGATGAAACGGTAATAAACGCTATCGCTCTTGGAGATACTCAAAATCCAAGTATATTAATGGGTGATGATGAAACTTTTGATCAAAAGATAGGTATCTTTGAAGAATATGCGGCGGGTGGTTTACAAATTGTCTATGATAAAATTATGGAACATAAGAAGTTCTCTGCCCAAAATTACTTTGATTTTATTATGGAAATGCAAAATCATAAGCCTGACCAAGAACGAGAAATTGATCAAATTGCTGATATGTTATCATTTTAA
- a CDS encoding AAA family ATPase, which produces MLLESITLQNFRQYYQKQTINFSQSTTRNVTVIHGENGSGKTALLHAFLWCLYGDLNLPNSEKICNDHSIEAKDPGEEIEASVTLKFQNNNKKYTLKRCIVVKKIDEESNVHYYEPNVSLEYQTEEGQSETIENPSFEINQILPKDLRSYFFFDGERIDNLSKDDGSEDIKKAIKNMMGLEILERSITHTDEARKRFRSEMQEYGDPETKQIMAEHEKLENEKQEEHKKKSWQEKNLETIDQQIRKVEERLTQIEEAKHLQEQREQKRDEKDNISGELQQIKKDLNNQISKLGHLAFTVPLLESAHSALNNSDNNNRVSGIKANFIDKLIENNQCICGDTLEEGSSHIEHLKKLKSLTTTNQVENSIDEFKQYSTVIHERRRNLFKELQNLKQTELQKQNELKKLNDEIEEISAQLTDKNSEEIVDLENKRKNLRDQKRDIDRKIGAIEGKVTEIENKILENRQEQKKLNAIASKSKVAQVRMKTCEDVMSAMKDILSIRESNVKEQLQERIAKVYSQFLRKDYQVKLSDTYELNVVNENDNSVAMSQGERQITSLSFIGAIVDIARETYNKENKSAFDEGGIYPLVMDSPFGALDSDHQERVAKGIYHLADQVIVIVSTSQWQREVADQMGDLIGKEYQLAYNDPRYNKERPYEFTEVKEVK; this is translated from the coding sequence ATGCTACTTGAATCTATAACATTGCAAAATTTCCGCCAATATTATCAAAAACAAACGATCAATTTCTCTCAATCGACAACACGCAATGTAACTGTTATACACGGAGAAAATGGTTCGGGTAAAACGGCACTGTTGCACGCTTTTCTTTGGTGTTTATACGGTGACCTTAATTTACCTAACTCAGAGAAAATTTGTAATGATCATTCGATCGAGGCAAAAGACCCTGGTGAAGAAATTGAAGCATCTGTAACATTGAAATTCCAGAATAATAATAAAAAATATACTTTAAAACGGTGTATAGTTGTTAAAAAAATCGATGAAGAAAGTAATGTCCATTATTACGAACCAAATGTTTCTTTAGAGTATCAAACAGAAGAAGGGCAATCTGAAACCATAGAAAATCCTTCATTTGAAATAAATCAAATTTTGCCTAAAGATTTACGTTCTTACTTCTTTTTTGACGGGGAACGGATTGATAATTTATCAAAAGATGACGGGTCTGAAGATATAAAAAAAGCCATTAAAAATATGATGGGATTAGAAATTTTAGAGCGTTCAATAACTCACACTGATGAAGCCCGAAAAAGATTTAGAAGTGAGATGCAAGAATATGGTGATCCGGAAACCAAACAAATTATGGCAGAGCATGAAAAATTAGAAAATGAAAAACAAGAAGAACATAAAAAGAAAAGCTGGCAAGAAAAGAATCTCGAAACGATTGATCAACAAATAAGGAAAGTCGAAGAGCGCCTAACTCAAATTGAGGAAGCGAAACATCTTCAAGAACAAAGAGAACAAAAAAGAGATGAAAAAGATAATATATCCGGAGAACTTCAACAGATTAAAAAAGATTTAAATAACCAGATAAGTAAGTTAGGTCATCTTGCCTTTACTGTACCGCTTCTAGAATCTGCTCATTCAGCCTTAAATAATTCGGATAATAACAATAGAGTAAGTGGAATTAAGGCAAACTTTATTGACAAACTAATAGAAAATAATCAATGTATTTGTGGTGACACACTTGAAGAGGGTTCATCGCATATTGAGCATCTAAAGAAACTTAAGTCGCTAACAACCACTAACCAAGTGGAGAATAGCATTGATGAATTTAAACAGTATTCCACGGTGATACATGAACGTCGTCGAAATTTATTTAAAGAACTGCAAAATCTAAAACAAACGGAACTTCAAAAGCAAAATGAGCTTAAGAAATTAAACGATGAAATTGAAGAGATTAGTGCCCAATTAACTGACAAGAATTCTGAAGAAATTGTTGACCTTGAAAACAAAAGGAAAAATTTACGTGACCAAAAGCGAGACATAGATCGTAAAATAGGTGCAATTGAAGGAAAGGTCACAGAAATTGAAAACAAGATACTTGAAAATAGACAAGAACAAAAGAAGCTTAATGCCATTGCTAGTAAGTCGAAAGTTGCTCAGGTTCGGATGAAAACTTGCGAAGATGTTATGAGTGCAATGAAAGATATTCTTAGTATACGCGAAAGCAATGTGAAAGAGCAATTGCAGGAACGTATAGCGAAGGTATATTCACAATTCTTAAGAAAGGATTATCAGGTTAAGTTATCTGATACGTATGAGCTGAATGTTGTTAATGAAAACGACAATTCCGTAGCCATGTCACAGGGCGAGCGTCAAATTACAAGTTTATCATTTATTGGAGCTATTGTTGATATAGCTCGTGAAACTTACAATAAGGAAAATAAATCAGCATTTGATGAGGGTGGTATATATCCACTTGTTATGGATTCGCCGTTTGGTGCTTTAGATTCAGACCATCAGGAACGTGTTGCCAAAGGTATTTATCATCTAGCTGATCAAGTCATTGTCATTGTTTCAACTTCTCAGTGGCAACGAGAAGTTGCCGACCAAATGGGTGACCTTATCGGTAAAGAATATCAATTGGCTTATAATGATCCACGTTATAATAAAGAACGCCCTTATGAATTTACTGAAGTAAAGGAGGTTAAATAA
- a CDS encoding DEAD/DEAH box helicase family protein produces MINDFYIPVLSKTITYRRAVGYFTSSSLTLAAKGLSELIDRGGQMQLIASPYLDKDDIEAIELGYKFREEVIEQSLLKQLDEPSNLVDQERLNYLAWLVSNSQLDIKIAVLKDRTALGLYHEKLGIMEDYEGNKIAFSGSSNETEGGFVNNFESIDVFCSWDPRDEQRVAGKEEAFNNLWEDANGFLDVIDFPTAVEEKLLTYKKNSYKSNNPSTDKQEVNEKKEDYGREHYPHIPEYINVREYQQEAIRSWFRNKCQGMLEMATGTGKTITALTAISKLYEYTKRLGVIIVCPYTHLVNQWVDEIKEFNMSPIVAYGGESWDEELGNHISSFNAGITDHFCVITTNDTFSLQRMQYVLKKLNQDVVFVADEAHHLGAKKRREKLLDAIPYRLALSATPNRWYDDQGTQELIGYFGGEVVYEFGLKKAIGRFLTEYFYYPHIVYLDEDESEEYYSITRKLVKFMVSDNGKLSDEESKTKEQLLIKRARILSGARNKIVKLNELMKNQTQSKYNIVYCGDSRVDGDKQIERVIKLLGYDLDMKVHSFTANENNEDRKKLLERFADGDLQALVAIKCLDEGVDVPATQNAYIISSSTNPREFIQRRGRVLRKHKSKEFSYIHDFIVLPRHLKEINDLEPTVFNIERNLVKRELTRFTEFANLAINGPLAHKELDEIKEAYNLLDF; encoded by the coding sequence ATGATTAATGATTTTTATATTCCTGTTCTTTCCAAAACGATAACATATAGACGCGCAGTAGGATATTTTACAAGCAGTTCTTTAACTCTTGCTGCTAAAGGACTTTCCGAGTTAATTGATCGCGGCGGTCAAATGCAGTTAATTGCATCCCCTTATCTAGATAAGGATGACATTGAAGCCATTGAATTAGGTTATAAATTCAGAGAGGAGGTTATTGAACAGTCACTTTTGAAACAGTTAGATGAGCCCTCAAATTTGGTGGATCAAGAGCGGCTTAACTATTTAGCATGGCTTGTCAGTAACAGTCAACTTGATATTAAAATTGCGGTGTTAAAAGATCGAACTGCCTTAGGTCTTTACCATGAGAAATTGGGTATAATGGAAGATTATGAAGGGAATAAAATAGCCTTTTCTGGATCTTCAAATGAAACTGAAGGCGGTTTTGTCAATAACTTTGAATCAATTGATGTGTTCTGCTCATGGGATCCTAGAGATGAACAAAGAGTAGCTGGAAAAGAGGAAGCATTTAATAACTTGTGGGAAGACGCTAACGGGTTTCTAGATGTGATTGACTTTCCCACTGCAGTAGAGGAAAAGTTATTAACATATAAGAAAAACTCTTATAAATCCAACAATCCATCTACAGATAAACAAGAAGTTAATGAAAAAAAAGAGGATTATGGGCGAGAACATTATCCACATATTCCTGAATATATCAATGTTCGGGAATATCAACAGGAGGCTATCCGTAGCTGGTTTCGTAATAAATGCCAAGGTATGTTAGAAATGGCTACAGGAACAGGGAAAACAATCACAGCACTTACAGCTATATCAAAATTATATGAGTATACCAAAAGATTGGGTGTTATCATTGTTTGTCCATATACCCACCTAGTTAATCAATGGGTCGATGAAATTAAAGAATTTAATATGTCACCTATTGTTGCTTATGGAGGGGAAAGTTGGGATGAGGAACTTGGAAATCATATTTCATCGTTTAACGCGGGAATCACAGACCATTTTTGTGTAATTACAACCAATGACACGTTTTCTCTTCAACGAATGCAATACGTGTTAAAAAAATTAAATCAGGATGTTGTGTTTGTGGCTGATGAGGCCCACCATTTAGGAGCGAAAAAAAGACGTGAGAAATTATTGGACGCCATTCCCTATCGTTTAGCATTGTCCGCGACGCCGAATCGTTGGTATGATGACCAAGGAACCCAAGAGTTAATTGGTTACTTTGGAGGAGAAGTCGTCTATGAATTTGGTCTTAAAAAAGCAATTGGACGTTTTCTCACGGAGTACTTTTACTATCCCCATATTGTTTATCTCGATGAAGATGAAAGCGAGGAATACTACTCTATAACAAGAAAACTTGTTAAGTTTATGGTAAGTGATAACGGTAAATTATCGGATGAGGAATCAAAGACAAAAGAACAATTGTTAATCAAGCGAGCAAGGATTCTCAGCGGTGCTAGGAATAAGATTGTAAAACTCAATGAGTTAATGAAAAATCAAACACAATCTAAATATAATATTGTTTATTGTGGTGACAGTAGAGTTGACGGTGATAAGCAAATTGAACGAGTGATTAAATTACTTGGATATGATTTAGATATGAAGGTTCATAGTTTTACAGCCAATGAAAACAATGAAGATCGGAAGAAGCTCTTAGAAAGATTCGCTGATGGTGATCTGCAAGCATTGGTGGCAATCAAATGCTTAGATGAAGGTGTGGACGTCCCAGCTACACAGAATGCTTATATTATTTCGAGTAGTACTAATCCACGTGAATTCATTCAGCGTCGTGGTCGTGTGTTAAGAAAACATAAAAGTAAAGAATTCTCCTATATTCATGATTTTATTGTTTTGCCGAGACACTTAAAAGAGATAAATGATTTAGAACCGACCGTCTTTAATATTGAACGTAACTTGGTAAAAAGAGAACTTACACGGTTTACGGAGTTTGCCAATCTGGCTATCAATGGTCCATTAGCCCATAAAGAATTAGATGAGATAAAAGAAGCCTATAATTTACTTGACTTTTAG